A part of Aspergillus flavus chromosome 1, complete sequence genomic DNA contains:
- a CDS encoding cyclin-like protein yields the protein MAYHKRPTSSYQPCETFFVESYEDFPAPRMDPKEHAKLIARERQYAIADELSKVASDEFRDDILSHMLDMDASTLPDVESIDIQTEIQWFMRPYLLDFLIEAHTAFQLLPSTLFLTINLLDRYCSKRVVYKRHYQLVGCAALLIAAKYGDKKDRVPTIKELKSMCCSLYDDDMFTQMEWHVLQTLGWTIGHPTVDSFLQMAVIDTSYDPEVEHMALYISEISLFHREFVSKPSSDLARASLALARCILNRPQPRHTEWASQYDSMTLVGLSQQLHQPSQILFRKYSSAHFSRVSKILEQFLARQASVANYTPPSPPSDVNAESKPYEGEIGLATPQKAPHPSNMPHGYITPPITPENDAFVNGGNTTFVKAVAGTSACSPSPTPPPSMQYVDSHVYQESTFTQGQQFLQPQMSFTTSY from the exons ATGGCTTATCATAAGCGTCCTACGTCCAGCTATCAGCCTTGCGAAACTTTCTTTGTGGAATCGTATGAGGACTTCCCTGCGCCCCGTATGGACCCGAAGGAGCACGCGAAATTGATTGCTCGCGAGCGCCAGTATGCCATTGCGGATGAACTGTCTAAAGTTGCCAGCGATGAGTTCCGTGATGATATTCTGTCTCACATGTTGGACATGGAT GCATCTACCCTCCCTGATGTTGAATCTATCGATATCCAAACGGAGATTCAGTGGTTTATGCGCCCTTACTTGCTCGACTTCTTAATCGAAGCCCACACGGCCTTCCAGCTGTTGCCCTCGACCCTTTTTTTGACAATCAATCTCCTCGATAGATACTGCTCAAAGCGTGTGGTCTACAAGAGGCATTATCAACTGGTTGGGTGTGCGGCCCTGCTTATTGCAGCAAAATATGGTGACAAGAAGGATCGTGTACCCACCATCAAGGAACTCAAATCGATGTGCTGCTCCCTGTATGATGACGACATGTTCACGCAGATGGAGTGGCATGTTTTGCAGACTTTGGGTTGGACGATTGGACACCCAACTGTGGACAGCTTCCTTCAGATGGCTGTCATAGACACATCATACGACCCCGAGGTCGAACACATGGCATTGTACATCTCGGAAATTTCTCTGTTTCACAGAGAGTTTGTGTCCAAGCCATCCTCTGATCTTGCTAGAGCTTCATTAGCTCTTGCGCGGTGTATCCTCAACAGACCACAGCCTCGCCACACCGAGTGGGCTTCACAATACGATTCGATGACATTAGTGGGCTTGTCTCAGCAGCTTCATCAGCCTTCCCAAATTTTGTTCCGGAAGTATTCGTCGGCTCATTTCTCTAGGGTCTCGAAGATTCTAGAGCAATTCTTGGCTCGTCAAGCTTCGGTCGCTAATTACACCCCACCAAGCCCACCCTCAGATGTCAACGCCGAGTCCAAACCGTACGAAGGCGAGATTGGACTGGCTACTCCGCAGAAGGCTCCCCATCCGTCGAACATGCCCCACGGTTATATCACGCCGCCAATTACACCCGAAAACGATGCTTTTGTAAATGGGGGCAACACTACCTTCGTAAAAGCGGTCGCAGGGACGAGTGCTTGCTCTCCCTCCCCTACGCCACCACCGAGCATGCAATATGTGGACTCTCATGTATATCAAGAGTCCACATTCACCCAGGGGCAGCAATTCCTTCAACCACAGATGTCATTCACCACTAGCTACTGA